A stretch of the Myxococcaceae bacterium JPH2 genome encodes the following:
- a CDS encoding redoxin domain-containing protein — MKRWQYTLGFVAVCAALLFVLFKGFGRDPHEVPFMLKGKPAPAFTLRALDTGERVSLEELKGRPVVLNFWASWCGPCQQEHPVLEWGAREYGSQAVFLGVVFEDTEDNAREFLSRMGASFPQLVDPRSRMAVDYGVAGVPETYFIDPNGIIHGKHVGPIDPQTLTTRLQQLTAQATATPAPESH, encoded by the coding sequence ATGAAGCGCTGGCAGTACACGCTCGGCTTCGTGGCGGTGTGCGCGGCGCTGCTGTTCGTCCTCTTCAAGGGCTTCGGGCGGGATCCGCACGAGGTGCCCTTCATGCTCAAGGGCAAGCCGGCTCCGGCCTTCACCCTGCGCGCGCTCGACACTGGTGAGCGCGTCAGCCTGGAGGAGCTCAAGGGCCGCCCCGTGGTGCTCAACTTCTGGGCGTCGTGGTGCGGGCCCTGCCAGCAGGAGCACCCGGTGCTGGAGTGGGGGGCGCGCGAGTACGGCTCGCAGGCGGTGTTCCTCGGCGTCGTCTTCGAGGACACCGAGGACAACGCGCGCGAGTTCCTCTCCCGCATGGGCGCCAGCTTCCCGCAGCTCGTGGACCCCCGCTCGCGCATGGCCGTGGACTACGGCGTCGCGGGCGTGCCGGAGACGTACTTCATCGATCCGAACGGCATCATTCACGGCAAGCACGTGGGCCCCATCGACCCGCAGACGCTCACGACGCGACTGCAGCAGCTGACGGCCCAGGCCACCGCCACGCCGGCCCCAGAGTCGCACTGA
- a CDS encoding heme lyase CcmF/NrfE family subunit yields the protein MNGAIGNALVLGGLAFAAFGAVVGLVTGMRRTEAGFPWVMRAVWGFCACMVGANATMVYALVTHDFSVKYVAQVGSRATPLVYTVVSLWSALEGSILFWGFIMAVYVGAFAWIHRREHARYMSLALGTMLAVGVFFAFLIAGPANPWGAMSPVPADGPGPNALLQNHVLMIIHPPMLYSGYVGMTVPFGVAVAGLLRGEIGEAWMAPLRRWTMVAWLFLSVGIILGSWWAYAVLGWGGYWAWDPVENASFLPWLTATAFMHSTMVQERKRMLKLWTLSLALASFVLTILGTFMTRSGIFNSVHSFTQSDIGPTFLVFIAVLLVVCIGLLAARGHLLIPEGRLTSLASREASILVNNLVFVAITFTVLLGTLYPLVSEAVRGIRVSVGEPYFNKMAVPGGIAVLFLMGVGPVLPWGTPDKATLRQQFIIPTLVGLVVTGACLAAGLRGVYPLLTFGLAGFVTVVTLRELALPVTVRMRERKEGLGTALVTAASKARRRFGGYVVHLGIVVIIVAVAASSSYVEHTSGTLRLGQTMNLGGYQMKYLGLSSGEEPHRTFVAARVEVTAPNGSVAELRPRMNYYERSTDPIGTPAVRESVKEDFYMSLMAFSEQAGTASFNVWVFPLVGWIWYSIPLLLVGTLIALWPQRRSAAVAARPAPVVGAGPPVAGDAERGAA from the coding sequence GTGAACGGCGCGATTGGAAATGCCCTGGTGCTCGGAGGCCTGGCGTTCGCGGCCTTCGGCGCGGTGGTGGGGCTCGTCACCGGCATGCGCCGCACCGAGGCGGGCTTCCCCTGGGTGATGCGCGCCGTCTGGGGCTTCTGCGCCTGCATGGTGGGTGCGAACGCCACGATGGTGTACGCGCTCGTCACGCATGACTTCAGCGTGAAGTACGTGGCCCAGGTGGGCAGCCGCGCCACGCCGCTCGTGTACACGGTGGTGTCGCTGTGGAGCGCCCTGGAGGGGTCCATCCTCTTCTGGGGCTTCATCATGGCCGTCTACGTGGGCGCCTTCGCGTGGATCCATCGCCGCGAGCACGCCCGGTACATGTCCCTGGCGCTGGGCACCATGCTGGCGGTGGGCGTGTTCTTCGCGTTCCTCATCGCCGGGCCGGCCAACCCCTGGGGCGCCATGTCGCCGGTGCCCGCGGACGGGCCGGGCCCCAACGCGCTCCTGCAGAACCACGTGCTGATGATCATCCACCCGCCCATGCTGTACTCGGGCTACGTGGGCATGACGGTGCCCTTCGGCGTCGCGGTGGCGGGCCTCCTGCGCGGCGAGATTGGCGAGGCGTGGATGGCGCCCCTGCGGCGCTGGACGATGGTCGCCTGGCTGTTCCTCTCGGTGGGCATCATCCTCGGCTCGTGGTGGGCGTACGCGGTGCTGGGCTGGGGCGGCTACTGGGCGTGGGATCCGGTGGAGAACGCGTCCTTCCTCCCGTGGCTGACGGCGACGGCGTTCATGCACTCGACGATGGTGCAGGAGCGCAAGCGGATGCTGAAGCTGTGGACGCTGAGCCTCGCGCTCGCCAGCTTCGTGCTCACCATCCTGGGCACGTTCATGACGCGCTCGGGCATCTTCAACTCGGTGCACTCCTTCACCCAGTCGGACATCGGGCCCACGTTCCTGGTGTTCATCGCGGTGCTGCTGGTGGTGTGCATTGGCCTGCTGGCCGCGCGCGGGCACCTGCTCATCCCCGAGGGGCGGCTGACGTCGCTGGCCTCGCGCGAGGCGAGCATCCTGGTGAACAACCTGGTGTTCGTGGCCATCACCTTCACGGTGCTCTTGGGCACGCTCTACCCGCTCGTGTCCGAGGCGGTGCGCGGCATCCGCGTGAGCGTGGGCGAGCCGTACTTCAACAAGATGGCGGTGCCGGGTGGCATCGCGGTGCTCTTCCTCATGGGCGTGGGCCCGGTGCTGCCCTGGGGCACGCCGGACAAGGCCACGCTGCGCCAGCAGTTCATCATCCCCACCCTCGTGGGCCTCGTGGTGACGGGGGCGTGCCTCGCGGCGGGGCTGCGCGGCGTCTACCCGCTGCTCACGTTCGGCCTGGCGGGCTTCGTCACCGTCGTCACCCTGCGCGAGCTGGCGCTGCCGGTGACGGTGCGCATGCGCGAGCGCAAGGAAGGCCTGGGCACGGCGCTCGTCACGGCGGCGAGCAAGGCGCGCCGGCGCTTCGGCGGCTACGTGGTGCACCTGGGCATCGTGGTCATCATCGTCGCGGTGGCCGCGTCGTCGTCGTACGTGGAGCACACGTCCGGCACGCTCCGGCTGGGCCAGACGATGAACCTGGGCGGCTACCAGATGAAGTACCTGGGCCTGTCCAGCGGCGAGGAGCCCCACCGCACCTTCGTCGCGGCGCGCGTCGAGGTGACGGCGCCCAACGGCTCGGTGGCGGAGCTGCGGCCTCGGATGAACTACTACGAGCGCAGCACGGACCCCATCGGCACGCCCGCGGTGCGCGAGTCCGTCAAAGAAGACTTCTACATGTCGCTCATGGCCTTCAGCGAGCAGGCCGGTACCGCGAGCTTCAACGTGTGGGTTTTCCCGCTGGTGGGGTGGATCTGGTACAGCATCCCGCTCCTGCTGGTGGGCACGCTCATCGCGCTGTGGCCGCAGCGCCGCTCCGCCGCGGTGGCGGCCCGTCCCGCGCCGGTGGTGGGCGCGGGTCCGCCCGTCGCGGGTGACGCCGAGCGAGGTGCCGCATGA
- a CDS encoding cytochrome c maturation protein CcmE, whose translation MTPALRNRLVAVVALLVAGSGLAFVAFGNIGDNLVYYWSPSELLSNGEKAYSATIRLGGVVQPGSIQWNAQHTTLEFRVADGPKPEAQSVLVRSTETPPQMFREKIGVVVEGTYDRSGVFSSNRLMVNHSNEYRAPKEGEAPRQWQETLSENTTAAATGAK comes from the coding sequence ATGACGCCCGCCCTTCGCAACCGACTCGTCGCCGTGGTGGCCCTGCTGGTCGCCGGCAGCGGTCTGGCCTTCGTGGCCTTCGGCAACATCGGCGACAACCTCGTCTATTACTGGAGCCCCTCGGAGCTCCTGTCCAACGGCGAGAAGGCCTACTCGGCCACCATCCGCCTGGGCGGCGTGGTGCAGCCGGGCAGCATCCAGTGGAACGCCCAGCACACCACGCTCGAGTTCCGCGTGGCGGACGGGCCCAAGCCCGAAGCGCAGAGCGTGCTCGTGCGCTCCACGGAGACGCCGCCGCAGATGTTCCGCGAGAAGATCGGCGTCGTGGTGGAGGGCACGTATGACCGCTCGGGCGTCTTCAGCTCGAACCGGCTGATGGTGAACCACTCCAACGAGTACCGCGCCCCCAAGGAGGGCGAGGCTCCGCGGCAGTGGCAGGAGACGCTGTCGGAGAACACCACCGCCGCCGCGACGGGGGCGAAGTGA
- the ccsA gene encoding cytochrome c biogenesis protein CcsA, whose protein sequence is MGKQLHRVLPVVAVVLLAAGAYLGLFWAPPDREMGDVQRIMYVHVPAVWMALLALTLNFCCSVTYLFKPSWKTDAMAEASAEVGLLFGTVGVLLGSIWGRPTWGVYWTWDPRITTAAIMLVAYVGYLALRRFVEDPEKRAVWSAVVGIIAAVDVPIVWFSVRWWRSLHQVQSSPKTVDPLMVLPLRVSAFAFLALMIVFISRRYLIALADRNAEVALPEALPTDDPATRGNSGTPKVVA, encoded by the coding sequence ATGGGAAAGCAACTGCACAGGGTGCTGCCGGTGGTGGCCGTGGTGCTGCTCGCGGCGGGCGCCTACCTGGGATTGTTCTGGGCGCCTCCTGACCGGGAGATGGGCGACGTGCAGCGCATCATGTACGTGCACGTCCCGGCGGTGTGGATGGCGCTCTTGGCGCTGACGCTGAACTTCTGCTGCTCGGTGACGTACCTGTTCAAGCCGAGTTGGAAGACGGACGCCATGGCCGAGGCGAGCGCCGAGGTGGGCCTCCTGTTCGGCACGGTGGGCGTGCTCCTGGGCAGCATCTGGGGCCGGCCGACCTGGGGCGTGTACTGGACGTGGGATCCGCGCATCACCACGGCGGCCATCATGCTGGTGGCGTACGTGGGCTACCTGGCGCTGCGCCGCTTCGTGGAGGATCCGGAGAAGCGCGCCGTCTGGAGCGCGGTGGTGGGCATCATCGCGGCGGTGGACGTGCCCATCGTCTGGTTCAGCGTGCGCTGGTGGCGCAGCCTCCATCAGGTCCAGTCGAGCCCCAAGACGGTGGATCCGCTGATGGTGCTCCCCCTGCGGGTGAGCGCGTTCGCGTTCCTGGCGCTGATGATCGTCTTCATCTCGCGCCGCTACCTCATCGCGCTGGCGGATCGGAACGCGGAGGTCGCGCTGCCCGAGGCGCTCCCGACCGACGACCCCGCCACGCGCGGCAACAGCGGCACTCCCAAGGTGGTGGCCTGA
- a CDS encoding heme exporter protein CcmB, producing MRKDLLIEWRTRARLNALVFFAMATLLLFSFALGPDTRLLERNAGGYLWLAILFASVLSLGESFRVEAENACLDGVRLAPADARAIFLSKALGNTALLVVLGIVLVPVMVALFGVKIVLGLGDLGLTLMLGCLALSAPGTVYSAIASNARARDVLLPLLLFPLIVPSLLAAAKATTLVLQGDPMHQLGSWFGLLSGFNLIYWGLGFLLFPKVIED from the coding sequence ATGCGCAAGGACCTGCTGATTGAGTGGCGGACGCGCGCGCGCCTCAACGCGCTCGTCTTCTTCGCCATGGCCACCCTGCTGCTCTTCTCCTTCGCGCTCGGGCCGGACACCCGGCTCCTGGAGCGCAACGCGGGCGGCTACCTGTGGCTGGCCATCCTCTTCGCCAGCGTACTGTCGCTGGGCGAGTCCTTCCGCGTCGAGGCCGAGAACGCCTGCCTTGACGGGGTGCGTCTGGCCCCCGCGGATGCCCGCGCCATCTTCCTCTCCAAGGCCCTGGGCAACACCGCCCTGCTCGTGGTGCTGGGCATCGTGCTCGTCCCCGTCATGGTGGCCCTGTTCGGGGTCAAGATTGTCCTGGGCCTGGGCGACCTGGGCCTCACCCTGATGCTCGGCTGTCTGGCCCTGTCCGCGCCGGGGACCGTCTACTCGGCGATCGCGTCGAACGCCCGGGCGAGGGACGTGCTGCTGCCTCTGCTACTATTTCCGCTCATCGTGCCGTCGCTGCTGGCCGCCGCGAAGGCCACCACGCTCGTGCTCCAGGGTGACCCCATGCATCAGCTGGGCTCATGGTTCGGGCTTTTGAGCGGCTTCAATCTGATTTACTGGGGGCTGGGGTTCCTCCTGTTCCCGAAGGTCATCGAGGACTGA
- the ccmA gene encoding heme ABC exporter ATP-binding protein CcmA — MPPPSLGTALAFHDVSKRYGRTWALARLTYALPAGRSLLLTGHNGSGKTTLLRLVATALSPTAGQVQVLGRDSVTERDAVRREVGLLSHASFLYEDLSAHQNLVVLGRLLGLESPDDTARALLTKVGLTRRSDSPVRHFSAGMRKRLAIGRLLMKKPTLALLDEPFGELDPAGIRDMEGFIAELKSAGVTVVLATHLIEQGMTLCEERLHLQDGRAVAA, encoded by the coding sequence ATGCCCCCTCCCTCCCTCGGAACCGCGCTCGCCTTCCACGACGTGAGCAAGCGCTACGGCCGCACCTGGGCCCTGGCGCGCCTCACGTACGCGCTGCCCGCGGGCCGCTCCCTCTTGCTCACCGGCCACAACGGCTCCGGCAAGACGACGCTCCTGCGACTGGTGGCCACCGCGCTCAGCCCCACCGCGGGCCAGGTCCAGGTGCTCGGGCGGGACAGCGTGACGGAGCGAGACGCCGTGCGTCGCGAGGTGGGGCTGCTCTCCCACGCCAGCTTTCTCTACGAGGACCTCAGCGCGCACCAGAACCTGGTGGTGCTCGGTCGGCTGCTCGGCCTGGAGTCCCCGGACGACACCGCGCGCGCGCTGCTCACCAAGGTCGGCCTCACGCGCCGCTCGGACAGTCCGGTGCGGCACTTCAGCGCCGGCATGCGCAAGCGCCTGGCCATCGGCCGTCTGCTCATGAAGAAGCCCACCCTGGCGCTGCTCGACGAGCCCTTCGGCGAGTTGGATCCCGCCGGCATCCGCGACATGGAGGGCTTCATCGCCGAGCTGAAGTCCGCGGGAGTCACCGTGGTGTTGGCCACCCACCTCATCGAGCAGGGGATGACGCTGTGCGAGGAGCGCCTGCACCTGCAGGATGGCCGGGCGGTGGCCGCGTGA
- a CDS encoding polysaccharide deacetylase family protein — protein sequence MGGTVLRRAVKVAAAGMMHYSGMRRALATYQRIRSGGRRILIVSYHRVVSDFTGELQRSIPGLLISQETFRKHMEGAHAAGYELVSIGDAVDVMSGRRAAKKDLCVVTFDDGYRDVYRYAFPILQQMGIPAIIYLPTSFVGTRRRFNHDRLFHLLRRVQQRRYRPVFDALPAPALDLLGPVHSGTKTVSAALDDFISEHPTHVLTDIIDALEKQLGGGPELTPEQGDVMDWDEVRRMARAGFEFGAHTQGHTVLTLEPTAVVEQEVLESKRAIEREVGGVVRDFAYCNGWYSDEIIRVLAAHGFRSGVTTEDTPNRIGGDPFTLRRKVMWENFSVGVLGDYSSALTVCQLDDCFGALGMNHPVPGRRPQAMASLAQILRPEADPSEDLP from the coding sequence ATGGGGGGGACGGTGTTGCGGCGGGCGGTGAAGGTGGCTGCCGCCGGGATGATGCACTACAGCGGGATGCGCAGGGCGTTGGCCACCTACCAGCGGATCCGCTCGGGTGGACGGCGCATCCTCATCGTCAGCTACCACCGCGTGGTCAGCGATTTCACCGGCGAGCTGCAGCGCTCGATTCCCGGTCTGCTGATTTCCCAGGAGACCTTCCGCAAGCACATGGAAGGGGCCCACGCCGCCGGCTACGAGCTGGTGAGCATTGGGGACGCGGTGGATGTCATGAGTGGCCGACGCGCGGCGAAGAAGGACCTGTGCGTCGTCACGTTCGATGACGGCTATCGCGATGTCTACCGGTACGCCTTTCCCATCCTCCAGCAGATGGGCATCCCCGCCATCATCTACCTGCCGACATCGTTCGTGGGGACACGGCGGCGCTTCAACCACGATCGCCTCTTCCACCTCCTGCGCCGCGTCCAGCAGCGGCGCTACCGCCCCGTGTTCGACGCGCTCCCGGCGCCCGCGTTGGACCTGCTCGGCCCGGTGCATTCGGGCACCAAGACGGTGTCCGCGGCCCTGGATGACTTCATCAGCGAGCACCCCACACATGTGCTCACCGACATCATCGACGCGCTGGAGAAGCAGCTCGGCGGGGGCCCGGAGCTGACGCCTGAGCAAGGCGATGTCATGGACTGGGACGAGGTGCGGCGCATGGCGCGCGCGGGCTTCGAGTTCGGCGCGCACACGCAGGGCCACACCGTGCTGACCCTGGAGCCCACCGCCGTCGTCGAGCAGGAAGTGCTCGAGTCCAAGCGCGCCATCGAGCGCGAGGTGGGCGGTGTCGTGCGGGACTTCGCGTACTGCAATGGCTGGTATTCGGATGAGATCATCCGCGTGCTGGCCGCGCACGGGTTCCGCTCCGGCGTCACGACCGAGGACACCCCCAACCGCATCGGTGGGGATCCCTTCACCCTGCGCCGCAAGGTGATGTGGGAGAACTTCAGCGTGGGCGTGCTGGGGGACTACTCGTCCGCGCTCACGGTGTGCCAGCTGGATGACTGCTTTGGCGCGCTGGGGATGAACCACCCGGTGCCTGGACGGCGCCCGCAGGCCATGGCGTCGCTGGCGCAGATTCTCCGGCCAGAAGCGGACCCGTCCGAGGACCTGCCGTGA
- a CDS encoding oligosaccharide flippase family protein has protein sequence MSETAAPEASFLGRAGPLVLARLFTAGLTLSIPLVLARVLPLDEYGTYYQLFLVATTLYYVLPFGMVQSLYYFLPRAEERRPYLGQALLFVTVTGLLGAGLVWSLLGRVADAFHNPALMDHRGPLAAYTALLLGSYPLEVSLTSQGRTRASAVVYLASDAVRALVMVVPPLLGYGLHGLMLAVMAFAGARYVATWAVALRGARGPLVRASLLRAQLAYSAPFGAAMLLAIPQQNAHLYAVAGAVAPALYALYRVGCFQLPVVDLLYTPTSEVLMVRLGELEHAGRLEEGVGAFREASGKLAFVFLPFAAFLFAAAPEFISAMFGQKFLPAVPIFRVSVLGVVLSVLPMDGTLRARGMTRAIFASYFVKAAVTVPLLWVGVRRFGMLGGIGAWAVAEVVGKTLLLARVPAALSTAEHRLRLWDVLPWSELGKASLAAGAAGVGVFVLRAGVHGAWLKLPEGFFWRVLPLGIAGVLFLAGYVAVLYATGVRPLSALAALRTRRAQ, from the coding sequence GTGAGTGAGACCGCCGCGCCGGAGGCCTCGTTCCTGGGGCGCGCCGGTCCCCTCGTGCTGGCCCGCCTGTTCACCGCGGGGCTGACGCTGTCCATCCCGTTGGTGCTCGCGCGCGTCCTGCCGTTGGACGAGTACGGCACGTACTACCAGCTCTTCTTGGTGGCCACGACGCTCTACTACGTCCTGCCATTCGGGATGGTGCAGAGCCTGTATTACTTCCTGCCTCGCGCGGAGGAGCGGCGGCCGTACCTGGGGCAGGCGTTGCTGTTCGTCACCGTCACGGGGCTGCTGGGCGCGGGGCTCGTGTGGAGCCTGCTGGGCCGCGTGGCGGACGCCTTCCACAACCCGGCGTTGATGGACCACCGCGGGCCACTGGCCGCCTACACCGCGCTGCTCCTGGGCAGCTATCCGCTGGAGGTCTCGCTGACGAGTCAGGGGCGCACGCGGGCCTCGGCCGTCGTGTACCTGGCCTCGGACGCGGTGCGCGCGCTGGTGATGGTGGTGCCGCCCCTGCTGGGCTACGGGCTGCACGGGTTGATGTTGGCGGTGATGGCATTCGCTGGCGCGCGCTACGTCGCCACGTGGGCAGTGGCGCTGCGAGGCGCGCGGGGGCCCCTGGTGCGAGCGAGCCTGCTGCGCGCGCAACTGGCGTACTCGGCGCCGTTCGGCGCGGCCATGCTCCTGGCGATTCCGCAGCAAAACGCGCACCTGTACGCGGTGGCGGGCGCTGTCGCGCCGGCGCTCTATGCGCTGTACCGCGTGGGCTGTTTCCAGCTCCCGGTGGTGGACCTGCTCTACACGCCGACCAGCGAGGTGCTGATGGTGCGGCTGGGGGAGCTGGAGCACGCGGGGCGGCTGGAGGAGGGCGTGGGGGCGTTCCGCGAGGCGTCTGGGAAGCTGGCCTTCGTGTTCCTTCCCTTCGCCGCGTTCCTGTTCGCCGCCGCGCCGGAGTTCATCTCGGCGATGTTCGGCCAGAAGTTCCTGCCCGCGGTTCCCATCTTCCGGGTGAGCGTGCTGGGCGTGGTGCTGTCCGTCCTCCCGATGGATGGGACGCTGCGCGCTCGAGGCATGACGCGCGCCATCTTCGCCTCGTACTTCGTGAAGGCCGCGGTCACGGTGCCGCTCCTGTGGGTGGGCGTGCGGCGCTTTGGAATGTTGGGTGGCATTGGCGCCTGGGCCGTGGCCGAGGTGGTGGGGAAGACCCTGCTCCTGGCGCGCGTGCCGGCGGCCCTGTCCACGGCCGAACACCGGCTGCGCCTGTGGGACGTGCTTCCCTGGTCGGAGCTGGGCAAGGCGTCGTTGGCCGCGGGCGCGGCGGGCGTGGGCGTCTTCGTCCTCCGGGCGGGCGTGCACGGGGCCTGGCTGAAGCTGCCCGAGGGTTTCTTCTGGCGGGTGCTGCCGCTGGGGATCGCGGGGGTGCTGTTCCTCGCGGGGTATGTGGCGGTGCTGTACGCCACGGGGGTTCGGCCGCTGAGTGCGTTGGCGGCCTTGAGGACGCGGCGCGCGCAGTGA
- a CDS encoding serine acetyltransferase — protein MVLQAMTLYRVARALRNRGVPLLPAVVRKLNYYLHSSYIPEQAELGDGTQLGYGGIGVVIHRAAKVGKHCLISQQVTLGGRSGLVGAPIIGDYVRIGAGAKILGNIRIGDFAVIGANAVVLKDVPAGAVVAGVPAKVIRQDPDPLTSYQREMGLLPPRPKLTPVPAPQASAR, from the coding sequence ATGGTGTTGCAGGCGATGACGCTGTACAGGGTCGCACGCGCGTTGCGGAATCGTGGAGTGCCACTGTTGCCAGCCGTGGTGCGCAAGCTGAATTACTACCTGCACAGCTCCTACATCCCAGAGCAGGCGGAGCTGGGGGACGGAACGCAACTGGGTTACGGCGGTATCGGGGTTGTCATTCATCGGGCGGCGAAGGTGGGCAAGCACTGCCTCATCTCGCAGCAGGTGACGTTGGGCGGACGCTCGGGGCTCGTGGGCGCGCCGATCATCGGGGACTACGTGCGCATCGGCGCCGGGGCGAAGATTCTGGGGAACATCCGGATCGGCGACTTCGCGGTGATTGGGGCGAACGCCGTGGTGTTGAAGGACGTGCCCGCGGGCGCGGTGGTGGCGGGGGTGCCGGCGAAGGTCATCCGGCAGGACCCGGATCCGCTCACCAGCTACCAGCGGGAGATGGGCTTGTTGCCGCCGCGTCCCAAGCTCACGCCGGTGCCGGCACCGCAGGCCTCGGCCCGATAG
- a CDS encoding glycosyltransferase family 4 protein, with amino-acid sequence MRVLLVGDHPPPYGGVAIHVRQLLQYLRGRELEVKVLDIGKGGRPAPDVIPVHGPAHFGLRLAGFVAGGWTLHLHTSGNNPKSWVLAGMVGGLPGGRAPRVITLHSGLLPDYLRASSARRVLAGMALGGYARVVAVSGAVRDAVVACGVPAHKVLVHPAFCASQVRAGAVPPRVESARARRRPLLVMAHHPSPVYGRRLAFQALRRLVDELPDVGLAVFGPGTRSEEFRRDARETRVAAYLEDLGELEHEAALGLMSRADAFLRPTTHDGDSISVREALALGVPCVASDVCPRPVGTRVFQADSARDLAFRVREALDAGPPRVVSPDAGPVLEALYAELATGRTERAGAAPAV; translated from the coding sequence ATGCGCGTGCTCCTGGTCGGTGACCATCCGCCGCCGTATGGCGGAGTGGCCATCCACGTCCGCCAGCTCTTGCAGTACCTGCGCGGTCGCGAACTCGAAGTGAAGGTGCTGGACATTGGAAAGGGCGGCCGGCCGGCTCCGGACGTGATTCCGGTGCATGGCCCCGCGCACTTCGGGCTGCGGCTCGCGGGTTTCGTGGCGGGCGGATGGACCCTTCACCTGCACACCAGCGGCAACAACCCGAAGTCATGGGTGCTGGCGGGCATGGTGGGGGGGCTACCGGGAGGGCGCGCGCCCCGCGTCATCACGCTGCATTCGGGGCTCCTGCCGGATTACCTCCGCGCCTCGTCCGCGCGGCGGGTGCTGGCGGGGATGGCGCTCGGGGGATACGCGCGCGTGGTGGCCGTATCCGGCGCGGTGCGGGATGCGGTGGTGGCGTGCGGCGTGCCGGCGCACAAGGTGTTGGTGCATCCGGCGTTCTGCGCATCACAGGTGAGGGCGGGCGCGGTGCCGCCTCGGGTGGAGTCCGCGCGCGCTCGGCGCAGACCGCTCCTGGTGATGGCGCACCATCCTTCGCCTGTGTACGGGCGGCGGCTGGCGTTCCAGGCGCTGCGGCGGCTGGTGGATGAGTTGCCGGACGTGGGGTTGGCGGTGTTCGGTCCGGGCACGCGCTCGGAGGAGTTCCGCCGCGATGCGCGCGAGACGCGGGTGGCCGCGTATCTCGAGGACCTGGGCGAGCTGGAGCACGAAGCCGCGCTGGGGCTCATGTCCCGAGCGGACGCGTTCCTGCGGCCCACCACGCACGATGGGGATTCCATCTCCGTGCGGGAGGCGCTGGCGCTCGGGGTGCCGTGCGTGGCCAGCGACGTGTGTCCCCGTCCGGTAGGGACGCGCGTGTTCCAAGCGGACAGCGCGCGAGACCTGGCGTTCCGCGTGCGCGAGGCGTTGGACGCGGGGCCGCCGCGTGTCGTGTCACCCGATGCGGGGCCCGTGCTCGAAGCGCTGTACGCCGAGCTCGCGACGGGCCGGACCGAGCGGGCCGGGGCAGCGCCCGCGGTGTGA
- a CDS encoding glycosyltransferase encodes MRRGDDMDLARRALRGRDLVVFSNDWDGDPLSKVHIMRILARDNRVLWVNSIGNRAPKANAHDVRRLAKKLRTFTEGLREVERHIHVLSPLAVPFYGSEVVRLANRELLRWQVLRAMRQLRFQRPLSWSFLPASAPVSGTLGEDFVVYHCVDEFSAFSDTNGRHIAELEARLLRRADLCITSAERLRDSKALLNPRTVLVRHGVDYAHFVKACDAATPIPEDIARLPRPIIGFFGLVAEWVDQAALIATARAHPEGSVVLIGKTMPDCDVGPLRAVSNIHLLGRKPYADLPGYSKAFDVALMPFKVSELTLNANPLKVREYLAAGLPVVSTDLPEVRKVGLCRIARDTEDFVRQVDACLAEGGGPRRERAERIFHESWEARVEEIRRHVGAALLAAGKRL; translated from the coding sequence ATGCGACGCGGCGACGACATGGACCTGGCCCGGAGAGCACTCCGGGGGCGAGACCTGGTGGTGTTCTCGAATGACTGGGATGGGGACCCGCTGTCCAAGGTCCACATCATGCGAATCCTCGCGCGCGACAACCGCGTGCTGTGGGTGAACAGCATCGGCAACCGCGCGCCCAAGGCGAACGCGCACGACGTGCGACGGCTGGCCAAGAAGCTGCGGACGTTCACCGAGGGGCTGCGCGAGGTGGAGCGCCACATCCACGTGCTGTCTCCCCTGGCCGTGCCGTTCTATGGCTCGGAGGTGGTGCGGCTGGCCAATCGCGAGCTGCTGCGCTGGCAGGTGCTGCGCGCCATGCGGCAGCTTCGCTTCCAGCGGCCGTTGTCCTGGAGCTTCCTGCCCGCCTCGGCGCCGGTGTCCGGAACGCTGGGCGAGGACTTCGTCGTCTACCACTGCGTGGATGAGTTCTCCGCGTTCAGCGACACCAACGGGCGCCACATCGCCGAGCTGGAGGCCCGGCTGCTGCGCCGCGCGGACTTGTGCATCACCTCGGCGGAGCGCTTGCGGGACAGCAAGGCGCTGCTCAATCCGCGCACGGTGCTGGTGCGCCATGGCGTGGACTACGCGCACTTCGTGAAGGCCTGCGACGCGGCCACCCCGATTCCCGAGGACATCGCGCGGTTGCCTCGGCCCATCATCGGGTTCTTCGGGTTGGTGGCGGAGTGGGTGGACCAGGCCGCGCTCATCGCGACGGCGCGGGCCCATCCGGAAGGCTCGGTGGTGCTCATTGGCAAGACGATGCCGGACTGTGACGTGGGGCCGCTGCGCGCCGTGTCCAACATCCACCTCTTGGGGCGCAAGCCCTATGCGGACCTGCCCGGCTACAGCAAGGCGTTCGATGTGGCGCTCATGCCGTTCAAGGTCAGTGAGCTGACGCTCAACGCCAACCCGCTCAAGGTGCGCGAGTACCTGGCCGCGGGCCTGCCGGTGGTGTCCACGGATCTGCCCGAGGTGCGCAAGGTGGGCCTGTGCCGCATCGCTCGGGACACCGAGGACTTCGTGCGGCAGGTGGACGCCTGTCTGGCCGAGGGCGGCGGGCCCCGGCGCGAGCGCGCCGAGCGCATCTTCCACGAGAGCTGGGAGGCGCGGGTCGAGGAGATTCGACGCCACGTGGGCGCGGCCTTGTTGGCGGCGGGCAAGCGCCTGTAG